From a single Pelomicrobium methylotrophicum genomic region:
- a CDS encoding efflux RND transporter permease subunit, with translation MLNKVVEVSLRYKFLVIVAFAVIAFIGGRAVRTVPIDAFPDVTPVQVNIYTESPGLAAEDVEQLLTFPVESAMAGLPGVQTIRSVSLFGLSYVSVYFEDDMDIYFARRLVMERLQEVADRIPEGYGKPQMGPNSSGLGQVFWYTVERADEKLAKSITDMDLRTLQDWTVRLILRTAPGVDDVLSWGGQERQYQVVIDPAKLIKYGLGYRDVMQAIEANNRQVGGQYIEAGAEQYLVRGLGLVQDEHDLGNIVIKVSDGTPVYLRDVAEIRQAPALRFGAVTRDGREVVLGMALARIGTNAKNVVEAVKEKFETARRTLPEGVRMEPVYERTELVEKAVATAERALIEGSVLVAIVLFLFLGELRSALVVIAALPLAMLIAFIFMERWGLSANLMSLAGLAIGIGMMVDGAVVMVENSFRILAERRAEGHEVNRTAAVLAAAREVANPIAFAILIIIVVFLPLFSLQGLEGKLFKPMAFSISFAMAGSLLLTLTLIPVLAALILRPKEERDTWLVRWIKRGYLPLLTWSLAHKKTVVIAAAALLAGSLALFPLLGKEFMPRLQEGAIMWRVTSIPSTSLAESIEISKRIERALNDFPEVTTTIAMIGRAEKGETADVNYMEIYTGLKPKDQWTRSIEELAEAMREKLEQTVPTAVIAFTQPIQMRVEELISGVRATLAVKLYGQDLGELDRLSRTIKNVIAKVPGVADLSLEANAGKPQIRIRVDREALARYGMNADDLLTVVRTGIGNQPVSTLIDGVKRFDITARLDEGSRASLEAIRNLPLRSASGAIVPLARVAEVTTTEGYAFVRREQLQRYAVIQMDVRGRDVDSFVKDANAAIKEQVKLPPGYWIEWGGAFENQQRAMARLAVIVPLTLFLIFVLLYTAFNSVKYATLIIANVPFATIGGVFSLWVSGQYLSVPSAIGFIAVFGVAMLNGIVLVSFINGLRERGLSVMEAVRRGAELRLRPVLMTASVAILGLMPMLLSSGVGAETQRPLATVVVGGLFTSTLLTLVLLPAIYEWIETRPEKNTA, from the coding sequence ATGCTGAACAAGGTGGTGGAAGTATCGCTGCGCTACAAGTTCCTGGTCATCGTCGCGTTCGCGGTGATCGCCTTCATCGGCGGGCGGGCGGTACGGACTGTGCCCATCGACGCCTTCCCCGACGTGACACCGGTACAGGTCAACATCTACACCGAATCGCCAGGGCTCGCCGCGGAGGATGTGGAGCAGCTCCTCACTTTCCCGGTGGAGTCGGCGATGGCCGGCCTGCCCGGCGTCCAGACCATCCGCTCGGTGAGCCTGTTCGGATTGTCTTATGTGTCGGTGTATTTCGAGGACGACATGGACATCTATTTCGCCCGGCGGCTGGTCATGGAGCGGCTGCAAGAGGTGGCCGACCGTATCCCAGAGGGCTACGGCAAGCCGCAAATGGGGCCCAATAGCTCCGGCCTCGGCCAAGTCTTCTGGTACACCGTCGAGCGCGCCGACGAGAAGCTCGCCAAGTCCATCACCGACATGGACCTGCGCACGCTTCAGGACTGGACGGTGCGCCTCATCCTTCGCACCGCCCCGGGTGTCGACGATGTTTTGTCCTGGGGTGGGCAGGAGCGCCAGTATCAGGTGGTGATCGATCCGGCGAAACTCATCAAGTACGGTCTCGGCTACCGCGACGTGATGCAGGCGATCGAGGCCAATAACCGGCAAGTGGGCGGCCAGTACATCGAAGCCGGCGCCGAGCAATACCTGGTGCGCGGGCTGGGCCTGGTCCAGGATGAGCACGACCTCGGCAACATCGTCATCAAGGTGAGCGACGGCACGCCGGTCTACCTGCGGGACGTGGCCGAGATCCGCCAGGCACCCGCGTTGCGCTTCGGCGCCGTCACCCGCGATGGCCGCGAAGTGGTGCTCGGCATGGCCCTCGCGCGCATCGGTACCAACGCCAAGAACGTGGTGGAAGCGGTCAAGGAGAAGTTCGAGACCGCTCGCCGCACCCTCCCCGAGGGCGTGCGCATGGAGCCCGTCTACGAGCGCACCGAGCTGGTGGAGAAGGCGGTCGCCACCGCCGAGCGCGCCTTGATCGAAGGCTCCGTCCTGGTGGCCATCGTCTTATTCCTGTTCCTGGGCGAGCTGCGCTCGGCGCTGGTGGTGATCGCCGCCCTTCCGTTGGCGATGCTCATCGCCTTCATCTTCATGGAGCGCTGGGGGCTGTCGGCAAACCTCATGTCGCTGGCAGGCCTGGCCATCGGCATCGGCATGATGGTGGACGGAGCCGTGGTCATGGTGGAAAACAGCTTTCGCATTCTGGCCGAGCGCCGCGCCGAAGGTCACGAAGTCAACCGCACCGCCGCCGTACTGGCTGCCGCGCGCGAGGTCGCCAACCCCATCGCTTTCGCCATCCTGATCATCATTGTCGTCTTCCTGCCGCTGTTCAGCCTGCAGGGACTGGAAGGAAAGCTCTTCAAGCCCATGGCCTTCAGCATCAGCTTCGCTATGGCGGGCTCCCTGCTGCTTACGCTGACGCTGATTCCAGTGCTGGCAGCACTCATCCTCAGACCCAAGGAGGAGCGAGACACCTGGCTCGTCCGCTGGATCAAGCGGGGTTACCTGCCACTGCTCACCTGGTCGCTGGCGCACAAGAAGACCGTCGTGATCGCGGCGGCTGCGCTGCTGGCGGGCAGCCTGGCGCTGTTCCCGCTATTGGGCAAGGAATTCATGCCCCGGCTCCAGGAGGGGGCGATCATGTGGCGCGTGACCTCCATCCCGTCCACCTCGCTCGCCGAGTCCATCGAGATTTCCAAGCGCATCGAGCGCGCCCTCAACGATTTCCCCGAGGTAACCACGACGATCGCCATGATCGGACGGGCCGAGAAAGGCGAAACAGCGGACGTGAACTACATGGAGATCTACACCGGCCTCAAGCCCAAAGACCAGTGGACCCGCTCCATCGAGGAGCTGGCCGAGGCCATGCGCGAAAAGCTGGAGCAAACCGTGCCCACGGCGGTGATCGCCTTCACCCAGCCGATCCAGATGCGGGTAGAGGAGTTGATCTCCGGCGTGCGGGCAACGCTCGCCGTCAAGCTCTACGGGCAAGATCTCGGCGAGCTCGACCGGCTCAGTCGAACGATCAAGAATGTGATCGCCAAAGTTCCGGGCGTCGCCGATCTGTCGCTGGAAGCCAACGCCGGCAAGCCCCAAATCCGCATCCGAGTGGACCGGGAAGCGCTGGCCCGTTATGGTATGAATGCCGATGATTTACTGACGGTGGTGCGGACCGGCATCGGCAACCAACCGGTCTCCACGTTGATCGATGGCGTCAAACGCTTCGACATTACCGCTCGCCTGGATGAGGGGTCCAGGGCCTCCCTGGAGGCGATTCGCAACCTCCCCTTGCGTTCAGCGAGTGGCGCCATCGTCCCGCTGGCGCGGGTCGCAGAGGTCACCACGACCGAGGGTTACGCCTTCGTACGCCGCGAGCAATTGCAGCGCTACGCCGTGATCCAGATGGATGTGCGCGGCCGTGATGTGGACAGTTTTGTCAAGGACGCCAACGCAGCGATCAAGGAACAAGTAAAACTGCCCCCCGGTTACTGGATCGAATGGGGCGGCGCGTTCGAGAACCAGCAGCGCGCGATGGCGCGGCTGGCGGTGATTGTACCGCTCACCCTCTTCCTCATCTTCGTGCTGCTCTACACCGCTTTCAACTCGGTGAAGTACGCGACACTGATCATCGCCAACGTGCCCTTCGCCACCATTGGCGGCGTCTTTTCGCTCTGGGTCAGCGGGCAGTACCTGTCAGTGCCCTCGGCCATCGGCTTCATCGCCGTGTTCGGAGTGGCGATGCTGAATGGCATCGTACTGGTATCGTTCATCAATGGGCTTCGGGAAAGAGGGTTATCGGTCATGGAAGCGGTACGCCGGGGCGCAGAGCTCAGGCTGCGGCCGGTGCTCATGACCGCGTCGGTCGCCATCCTGGGCCTCATGCCGATGCTGCTGTCGTCCGGCGTCGGCGCCGAAACCCAGCGGCCACTGGCGACCGTGGTGGTGGGTGGGCTTTTCACCTCCACCTTGCTCACCCTGGTGCTGCTGCCAGCCATCTACGAATGGATCGAGACCCGGCCAGAAAAAAACACAGCGTAG